In Dermochelys coriacea isolate rDerCor1 chromosome 10, rDerCor1.pri.v4, whole genome shotgun sequence, one DNA window encodes the following:
- the ISLR gene encoding immunoglobulin superfamily containing leucine-rich repeat protein produces the protein MMGPFLCLWIATFFGMSQGCPEPCTCVEKKYGRQLAECAYRDLQGVPTGLPSNVTTLTLSANKITSLQQSSFLEITQVQSLWLAHNEICAIEEGTFTRLLHLKNIDLSHNQLADFPWGDLYNLSTLQLLKMNNNQLVNLPWEAFHTLKDLRSLWINDNKFTTIAQGTFDAMSSLSQLQIYNNPLNCTCRLLWLKSWAENTLISIPKRDSISCAAPESLRGVPLGRITNLQCAPPSVQLTYHPNLDNTILYDGLLLMLHCSVTGNPQPEIRWEIQTSIQGTEINGPNVERDRNDLSAGGSKQSAERFLVYANGTLVIPHLSKREEGTYTCLATNEVGTRKVSVNVALANSENPAEDLLRNNLATSKLGAKHCIKEAQANSSQAGEKLVIIYRVPAGMGSSDGDTLVESRLWACMLCLVVFLYC, from the coding sequence ATGATGGGTCCATTTCTCTGCCTATGGATTGCAACTTTCTTTGGGATGAGCCAGGGCTGCCCGGAGCCCTGCACTTGTGTAGAAAAAAAATATGGCCGCCAACTAGCAGAATGTGCTTACAGAGATCTGCAGGGGGTCCCCACGGGGCTGCCCTCCAACGTGACCACCCTCACCCTGTCGGCCAACAAGATCACCTCCCTACAGCAGAGCTCCTTTTTGGAGATCACCCAGGTACAGTCGCTGTGGCTGGCGCACAACGAAATCTGCGCCATTGAGGAAGGCACCTTCACCAGGCTGCTGCATTTGAAAAACATAGACCTCAGCCATAACCAGCTTGCAGACTTCCCCTGGGGGGATCTGTACAACCTCAGCACTCTGCAGCTGCTGAAGATGAATAACAACCAGCTTGTGAATCTGCCCTGGGAGGCCTTCCACACCCTGAAAGACCTGAGGTCCCTGTGGATCAATGACAACAAGTTCACCACCATTGCCCAGGGCACTTTTGATGCCATGAGTTCACTGTCTCAGTTGCAGATCTACAACAACCCATTGAACTGCACCTGCAGGCTTCTGTGGCTGAAGAGCTGGGCTGAGAACACCCTGATCTCCATCCCCAAAAGGGACTCCATCAGCTGTGCAGCCCCGGAAAGCCTCAGAGGTGTCCCCCTGGGGAGGATCACTAACCTTCAGTGCGCACCTCCCTCTGTACAGCTGACCTACCACCCCAACCTGGACAACACCATACTGTATGATGGGCTCCTGCTCATGCTGCACTGCAGCGTCACAGGCAACCCCCAACCAGAGATTAGGTGGGAGATCCAGACCTCCATCCAAGGAACAGAGATAAATGGGCCCAATGTGGAAAGAGATAGGAATGACCTGTCTGCTGGGGGCTCCAAGCAGAGTGCAGAGCGCTTCCTGGTCTACGCGAACGGCACCCTGGTCATTCCCCACCTGAGCAAGCGCGAGGAAGGGACCTACACCTGCCTGGCCACCAATGAGGTTGGTACTCGCAAGGTCTCAGTCAACGTGGCATTGGCCAATTCAGAAAACCCAGCAGAAGATCTGCTCAGAAACAACCTCGCAACCAGCAAGCTTGGAGCCAAACACTGCATCAAGGAAGCCCAAGCCAATTCCTCCCAGGCTGGAGAAAAGCTTGTGATCATTTACCGTGTTCCTGCAGGGATGGGGAGCAGTGATGGAGACACTCTTGTGGAGTCACGTCTCTGGGCTTGCATGCTCTGTTTAGTTGTTTTCCTTTATTGTTAA